One Stigmatopora argus isolate UIUO_Sarg chromosome 20, RoL_Sarg_1.0, whole genome shotgun sequence genomic region harbors:
- the LOC144065590 gene encoding uncharacterized protein LOC144065590: protein MASPSEFTCGKRAATFHEENWIFCKIMHAKVVLHRLEGFREYLGPDGKESAGLKKELELPQIKREEPEFSQQQMRVKRLPIKKEEDDVTWSLGEFLKREEDLGVTSRGAEPAHTLTLPQIKEEEPEFPQQQIKKEEEDVTVSTGEPFKSEDDLGVAGRGAEISNGTSAEGQADNLIAPLSESEDLLYDNEGLTDGKLWKCSQCGKTFGKKSTLKTHMRSHTGEKPLCTVCGKTFTHKRNLKRHTRTHSSEKPFSCSVCGKRFTQKGNLNSHARTHTGEKPFSCSLCGQRFTQTAHLISHARTHTGEKPFSCSVCGQTFTQKGNLTIHARTHTGENTFSCSVCGKRFTEKGSLKIHTRTHTGEKPFSCSVCGQRFTEKRSLKRHTKTHTGEKPFSCSVCGKAFSKNESLKIHIRTHTGEKPFSCSVCGKRFKEKGSLKMHTRTHTGEKPFSCSVCGQTFSQRRSLKKHLLTHTGEQCFPAQSLATDSLQQPN, encoded by the coding sequence gtttcagagaatatcttggtcctgatgggaaagagtctgctggccttaaaaaggaactcgagctcccccaaatcaaaagggaggagccagagttctctcaacaacaaatgagagtcaagcgacttccaatcaagaaggaggaagatgatgtcacctggtcacttggtgaattcctgaagagggaagaggatctgggcgtgaccagcagaggggcggagcctgcacacaccttaacattaccccaaattaaagaggaggagccagagttccctcaacagcaaatcaaaaaggaggaagaagatgtcaccgtgtcaactggtgagcctttcaagagtgaagatgatctgggcgtggccggcagaggggcggagattTCGAACGGcacctcagcagaagggcaagcagacaatttaattgctccgttatcagaaagcgaagacttgctttatgacaatgaaggtcttacggacggcaaactctggaaatgctctcagtgtggaaaaacctttgggaaaaagtctactttgaaaacacatatgaggagccacactggggagaaacccttatgtacagtttgtggtaaaacatttacacacaagagaaacttaaaaaggcacacaagaacacactcgagtgaaaaaccattttcgtgttcagtttgcggtaaaagattcacacagaagggaaacttaaatagtcatgcaagaacccacactggtgaaaaaccattttcatgttcactttgtggtcaaagattcacacagacggcacacttaattagtcatgcaagaacacacacaggtgaaaaaccattttcgtgttcagtttgtggtcaaacattcacacagaagggaaacttaacaattcatgcaagaacacacacaggtgaaaatacattttcgtgttcagtttgcggtaaaagatttacagagaaaggaagcttaaaaatacacacaagaacccacactggtgaaaaaccattttcgtgttcagtttgtggtcaaagatttacagagaaaagaagcttaaaaaggcacacaaaaacccacactggtgaaaaaccattttcgtgttcagtttgcggtaaagccttttctaaaaatgaatccttaaaaatccacataagaacccacactggtgaaaaaccattttcatgttcagtttgtggtaaaagatttaaagagaaaggaagcttaaaaatgcacacaagaacccacacaggtgaaaaaccattttcgtgttcagtttgtggtcaaacattttcccaaaggagaagtttaaaaaaacacttattaacccacactggagaacaatgttttcctgctcagtctctggccacagattcgctacaacagcccaattaa